A stretch of Mustela nigripes isolate SB6536 chromosome 6, MUSNIG.SB6536, whole genome shotgun sequence DNA encodes these proteins:
- the PARP11 gene encoding protein mono-ADP-ribosyltransferase PARP11 isoform X3 — protein MFHKAEEFLPKRTDSEMDEMDTSDTQWGWFYLAECGKWHMFQPDTNIQCSVSSEDIEKSFKTNPCGSISFTTSKFSYKIDFAEMKQMNLITGKQRLIKRAPFSISAFSYICENEAIPMPPHWENVNTDVPYQLVPLHSQTHEYNEVASLFGKTMDRGRIKRIQRIQNLDLWEFFCRKKAQLKKKRGVPQINEQMLFHGTSSEFVEAICIHNFDWRINGIHGALFGKGTYFARDAIYSSRFCKDDIKHGNTFQIHGVSLQQRHLFRTYKSMFLARVLIGDYINGDSKYMRPPSKDGSYVNLYDSCVDDTWDPKIFVVFDANQIYPEYLIDFY, from the exons ATGTTTCACAAAGCGGAAGAATTCTTACCCAAGCGGACGGATAGTGAGATGGATGAGATGGACACGTCGGACACCCAGTGGGGCTGGTTTTACCTGGCGGAGTGTGGGAAGTGGCACATGTTTCAG CCGGATACCAACATTCAGTGTTCAGTTAGCAGTGAAGATATCGAAAAAAGCTTCAAAACAAACCCTTGTGGCTCCATTTCTTTTACTACTTCCAAATTCAGCTACAAGATAGACTTTGCAG AAATGAAGCAAATGAATCTCATCACTGGAAAACAGCGCTTAATAAAAAGAGCCCCCTTTTCTATCAGTGCTTTCAG TTACATCTGTGAAAATGAGGCCATCCCCATGCCCCCACACTGGGAGAATGTGAACACCGACGTGCCCTATCAG CTGGTTCCTTTGCACAGTCAAACACACGAGTATAACGAGGTTGCCAGTCTCTTTGGGAAAACAATGGACCGTGGCAGAATTAAAAGAATCCAGAGAATTCAAAACCTGGACTTGTGGGAGTTCTTCTGCAG GAAAAAGGCTcagctcaagaaaaaaagaggtgtgCCTCAGATTAATGAACAAATGCTCTTTCATGGTACCAGCAGCGAATTTGTGGAAGCAATTTGCATTCATAACTTCGATTGGAGAATAAATGGTATCCATGGTGCTCTCTTTGGGAAAG GAACCTATTTTGCTAGAGATGCTATTTACTCCAGTCgcttctgcaaagacgacataaAACATGGAAACACATTCCAAATTCATGGCGTAAGCTTGCAACAGCGGCATCTGTTTAGAACGTATAAATCTATGTTTCTCGCTCGAGTGCTAATTGGAGATTACATAAACGGAGACTCCAAATACATGCGACCTCCTTCCAAAGACGGGAGCTATGTGAATTTATATGACAGCTGTGTGGATGATACCTGGGACCCAAAGATCTTTGTGGTGTTTGATGCCAACCAGATCTATCCTGAGTACTTAATAGACTTTTACTGA
- the PARP11 gene encoding protein mono-ADP-ribosyltransferase PARP11 isoform X2, translating to MWEANPEMFHKAEEFLPKRTDSEMDEMDTSDTQWGWFYLAECGKWHMFQPDTNIQCSVSSEDIEKSFKTNPCGSISFTTSKFSYKIDFAEMKQMNLITGKQRLIKRAPFSISAFSYICENEAIPMPPHWENVNTDVPYQLVPLHSQTHEYNEVASLFGKTMDRGRIKRIQRIQNLDLWEFFCRKKAQLKKKRGVPQINEQMLFHGTSSEFVEAICIHNFDWRINGIHGALFGKGTYFARDAIYSSRFCKDDIKHGNTFQIHGVSLQQRHLFRTYKSMFLARVLIGDYINGDSKYMRPPSKDGSYVNLYDSCVDDTWDPKIFVVFDANQIYPEYLIDFY from the exons GAGATGTTTCACAAAGCGGAAGAATTCTTACCCAAGCGGACGGATAGTGAGATGGATGAGATGGACACGTCGGACACCCAGTGGGGCTGGTTTTACCTGGCGGAGTGTGGGAAGTGGCACATGTTTCAG CCGGATACCAACATTCAGTGTTCAGTTAGCAGTGAAGATATCGAAAAAAGCTTCAAAACAAACCCTTGTGGCTCCATTTCTTTTACTACTTCCAAATTCAGCTACAAGATAGACTTTGCAG AAATGAAGCAAATGAATCTCATCACTGGAAAACAGCGCTTAATAAAAAGAGCCCCCTTTTCTATCAGTGCTTTCAG TTACATCTGTGAAAATGAGGCCATCCCCATGCCCCCACACTGGGAGAATGTGAACACCGACGTGCCCTATCAG CTGGTTCCTTTGCACAGTCAAACACACGAGTATAACGAGGTTGCCAGTCTCTTTGGGAAAACAATGGACCGTGGCAGAATTAAAAGAATCCAGAGAATTCAAAACCTGGACTTGTGGGAGTTCTTCTGCAG GAAAAAGGCTcagctcaagaaaaaaagaggtgtgCCTCAGATTAATGAACAAATGCTCTTTCATGGTACCAGCAGCGAATTTGTGGAAGCAATTTGCATTCATAACTTCGATTGGAGAATAAATGGTATCCATGGTGCTCTCTTTGGGAAAG GAACCTATTTTGCTAGAGATGCTATTTACTCCAGTCgcttctgcaaagacgacataaAACATGGAAACACATTCCAAATTCATGGCGTAAGCTTGCAACAGCGGCATCTGTTTAGAACGTATAAATCTATGTTTCTCGCTCGAGTGCTAATTGGAGATTACATAAACGGAGACTCCAAATACATGCGACCTCCTTCCAAAGACGGGAGCTATGTGAATTTATATGACAGCTGTGTGGATGATACCTGGGACCCAAAGATCTTTGTGGTGTTTGATGCCAACCAGATCTATCCTGAGTACTTAATAGACTTTTACTGA